The Lasioglossum baleicum chromosome 7, iyLasBale1, whole genome shotgun sequence genomic sequence AGGCTCGATCCGAGGCATTTTCGAAGGCTATGCTACGCCCCCTTGACTTGACGATTCAAGATTCAAGCATTGTAGTTGATTGTCCGAAACAGTAAATTCTACGATGGAAAATATACCAGGAAGTGAGGTTAGTATTGTTTTCGTTTGAGGATACAAAACGTTATTTACACTTAACTCTGAAATACATTGTCAACACAGTGAATAAATAACGTTTCCTATAAATTGTGTAAAGTTACGTCCAAATCGGTAATGTTTGTTTGTCGATATTGAAACGCAGAATCAACAAATGCGGAGTAACCACGGAGTTCCTCCAGGGAGGAAGCCGCCTAGAATGGTACCTGGTTTATTAACATTGATAGTCAGTCCACCCAACGAGTTACAAAATCAAAATTCAGTGGACGACGGAGGAAGAGAAGGGGATGGCGATTCGATGAAATTGCCTGCGGCTTTGGAACAGGCTCTTGCTTTCAAAACCGAGAGAGCTAAAGAGGTAGGGGCAGATCCTAATGATATAGTTTCATTGGAAAAGTCATCTAATCACGAAACTGTAGGGGAAGAGGTGACACAGTTAGATGATGTAATAATTGAATCCGAATCGACCACAGAAAAAACAGACTCAAAGGCTAACAAgactaaaaagaagaagaagaaaaaaaggaagaagcaCAATTTGAACAAAGAGTCCGAAAACAAGAAAGACGATATAGAAAACTCCAAGCCCAAAGACAATATGCCAGAGATCGAGTACATCCAAGAGATTCCGAGTATCAATGATTTGGAGCCAATGTACCGTCAATTTGCTAGAATTTTCGAAGCGTTTAAGCTAACTGAGCCTGAACCAAAATCTGCGGAAGCGGACAAGGGCGAGCCGATAGGACAGTATCCTCCTGTAACGAATTTACAAACAACAGTAACCATACCAAGTAAAGTGCCACCATTGGATGATTTCGACGATGATGCGAatcaacagcaacagcagcagggAACAGGAGAGAACGGTGCACCACGACTCTCCAAAAGAAAATTGAAGAGGCTAACGCGTTTGAGCGTGGCGGAACTGAAGCAACTGGTGGGACGTCCTGATGTAGTCGAGATGCACGACGTTACAGCTAGGGACCCGAAACTTCTTGTACAATTGAAAGCCCATCGTAACACTGTACCTGTGCCGAGACACTGGTGTTTTAAACGAAAATACCTTCAGGGTAAACGTGGTATCGAGAAGCCTCCTTTCGACTTGCCAGACTTCATAAAGCGTACAGGTATCACAGAGATGAGAGCGAGTCTTCAAGAACGAGACGACACGCGTACGCTGAAAGCTAAAATGAGGGAGAGAGCGAGGCCGAAGCTTGGTAAAATCGACATCGACTACCAGAAGCTGCACGACGCGTTCTTCAAGTGGCAAACGAAGCCTCGCATGACTATTCACGGTGATTTATACTACGAGGGCAAAGAATTCGAAACCCGCTTGAAGGAGAAGAAACCTGGAGAGCTATCCGACGAATTGCGTACCGCACTTGGTATGCCGGTGGGGCCGAATTGCCATAAAGTGCCACCGCCGTGGTTGATCGCCATGCAACGTTACGGTCCCCCACCGAGTTATCCTAACTTAAAAATACCAGGTTTGAATGCGCCAATACCGGAAGGATGCGCGTTCGGGTACCACGCCGGAGGCTGGGGAAAACCTCCAGTAGACGAAACAGGTCGGCCTTTGTACGGAGACGTGTTCGGGATCTCCCGAGCACCAGGTGGGGACGCCATGGACGAGGAGATCGACAGAGGCATGTGGGGCGAGCCTGAATCAGAATCCTCCGGAGACGAGGACGAAGACGAGGACGCGGAGGAAGGTGGAGAAGGTGAAGGAGAAGGAAAAGACGCGGATGGAGATGCTAGCGGATTGGTTACACCTGGTGCGGAAGGCTTGATCACGCCTAGTGGAATTACGTCGATCCCTGCGGGTCTGGAGACACCGGAAACGATAGAGTTgaggaagaagaagatcgagagcGAAATGGAAGGAGGAGACACGCCTGCTTTGTACACAGTTCTGCAAGAACGACGAACAGAGGGTCTAGGAGCTAGCATGATGGGTAGCACGCATGTATACGATATGACTGGTGCAGCAGGAGGTCAAGCACCACCTTCTGTAATCGCTGCACGTCGTGGAGTCAGTGGAACTACGTCTGATGGAAGAACAGAGAAAGATGGGGCTGTTGAATTGGCTTTGGATCCGAGCGAACTGGATCTAGACTCAGAAGCGATGGCCTCTCGGTATGAAGAGACTATGAGGTCGCGACAGGCTCATTTGAGGAGAGAAGACTTATCGGACATGCTTCAGGATCATGTGCAACGACAGAAAGTAAGTGTACGAAATTGTATGCTGAAATTGCATGAAGTCGATGATATTAATGTAAATAATCTTGTTTCCAGAGCAAACGCAAACGGCAACAAGGCCAAGACTCGAAAGCTTCTAAGAAGTATaaagaatttaaattttaaatttatcaaATACGCGCACTATGAGAATAAAAGTGAGAGTAAACGTTTACTCGATGGAGAGAAGGAACTTAATTTAACGTTAAATTTTCTTTACACCTGAACGTAATGTACTGGTCACTTAATTGTACCACCTAAATTTACTGGTAACCTACTTGTTgcacgaaaaaatgtttctaccTAATGTGATAATTAGTTTTTTATACTTCacctttttatcgagatacgaaGGTGATCTTGAGTTTTTGTTTGATAACGTGTAATATCGTGttaggtatcattttaatcagaaaaccgTCACGAACATGTTGGCGAAAGAGAGTTTCGCGTATAATATAAAAACTCACCTTTATATCTCGATGAAATATCAAGACATAAAAAAAACTAACGATCACATTCCATGTCTTATTAATTATATAGGAACTTTTGTCCGAAACTTTTTGTTATGCAACGAATAGGTTACGAGTTGTACATGTTGTACAGTTAAGTAACTCAGGAAGATACCGGATGTCGTTCAAAtagtttttattaaaaaatagcaAAACGTTGGAACATCTgtatacatttttcatttttttatacaatatgCTTTTTCTCTGAGAGCACGGAAGGTGTAAATTTATATAAGGAAAATGTCATAAGTGGATACGATAAATAATACAGCAACAATAAAAGGCATGGGAGAGATATCGCGATTGTGAATCTACTGATAGCGCTACCAATATCCAACCAACTTCCCTGAGGAGTAACACAGTATACGAGCGGTAACGAAAGGCAATCTCCTAGCAGGAGCACTGCTAAGAAAATGTTTGACGATCCCATTATGTGACTGGCGGATCCAACCAACATCAAAGGTACGCTGATCTTGAAAAGTATTAACGAGAACATCACGAACGGCGAAAACAGTGTGACGAAATGACGGGTCCAGGATGGGTTGAACGAGCTGATACTCGCCATGTTACCAGTCCCAAAGAAGCTCAATAATGTATATAACATCTGTAGCAAGTAGTTCAGGATGTACAATAGCAAGACAATAATTAAATCGTTTCTCTTCGGTTCAAGAAAAGGATACA encodes the following:
- the Sf3b2 gene encoding splicing factor 3B subunit 2; this translates as MENIPGSENQQMRSNHGVPPGRKPPRMVPGLLTLIVSPPNELQNQNSVDDGGREGDGDSMKLPAALEQALAFKTERAKEVGADPNDIVSLEKSSNHETVGEEVTQLDDVIIESESTTEKTDSKANKTKKKKKKKRKKHNLNKESENKKDDIENSKPKDNMPEIEYIQEIPSINDLEPMYRQFARIFEAFKLTEPEPKSAEADKGEPIGQYPPVTNLQTTVTIPSKVPPLDDFDDDANQQQQQQGTGENGAPRLSKRKLKRLTRLSVAELKQLVGRPDVVEMHDVTARDPKLLVQLKAHRNTVPVPRHWCFKRKYLQGKRGIEKPPFDLPDFIKRTGITEMRASLQERDDTRTLKAKMRERARPKLGKIDIDYQKLHDAFFKWQTKPRMTIHGDLYYEGKEFETRLKEKKPGELSDELRTALGMPVGPNCHKVPPPWLIAMQRYGPPPSYPNLKIPGLNAPIPEGCAFGYHAGGWGKPPVDETGRPLYGDVFGISRAPGGDAMDEEIDRGMWGEPESESSGDEDEDEDAEEGGEGEGEGKDADGDASGLVTPGAEGLITPSGITSIPAGLETPETIELRKKKIESEMEGGDTPALYTVLQERRTEGLGASMMGSTHVYDMTGAAGGQAPPSVIAARRGVSGTTSDGRTEKDGAVELALDPSELDLDSEAMASRYEETMRSRQAHLRREDLSDMLQDHVQRQKSKRKRQQGQDSKASKKYKEFKF